A genomic stretch from Puntigrus tetrazona isolate hp1 chromosome 6, ASM1883169v1, whole genome shotgun sequence includes:
- the dock9b gene encoding dedicator of cytokinesis protein 9 isoform X1 produces the protein MFLGPGAMGCTASVILFEGLRRVLHRNCGYVCKPELEAEEPEEEEDTLSRRESLAITPPAAASSVKPKVIEPLDYESVLVQRKTQILSDVLRDMLQFPVDDFQISTLKRQGRTLYSSVPDGAEKRACSLLVQECIKTYNSDWHVVNYKYEDYSADFRQLPNKVSRPEKLASHVFEVDEDADKEEDAASLGSQRGGVSKHGWLYKANMNSAISVTMRSFKRRYFHLTQLGDGSYNLNFYKDEKISKEPKGTIFLDSCMGVIQNSKVRRFAFELKMQDKSTYLLAADSEGEMEDWISTLNKILHSSFELAMQERRNGELHDDDELGKTDISPGNFQDSFQSARDIETKMRSETRLKLFTLDPDTQRLDLSGIEPDVKQFEEKFGKRVLVSCNDLSFNLQSCVAENEEGPTTNVEPFFVVLSLFDVQNSRKISADFHVDLNHPLVRSMIPSPSMQINGGVDTPHGETLLSELPEGMLQYPKKGVFSVTCPHPDIFLIARIEKVLQGGITHCAEPYMKSSDSSKVAQKVLKNAKMACSRLGQYRMPFAWAARPVFKDASGTLDKSARFSALYRQDSNKLSEEDLFKLLADFRKPEKMAKLPVILGNLDVTIDNVPPDVANCVTPSYIPVRPFESDGPSDGVLLEVEEFVPCIAKCSQPFTTYNNHLYVYPKHLKYDSQKSFAKARNIAVCVEFKESDEEDAQPLKCICGRPGGALFTKHAYAAVLHHQQNPEFYDEIKIELPTQLHEKHHLLFTFYHISCDSSTKKRDIVETPVGSAWLPLLKDGRVVMSEQHISVASNLPNGYLSCQEGVSKHSSPEMKWVDGGRPLFKVSTHLVSTIYTQDQHLHNFFHHFQSMQSGATRPTEGELVKYLKSLHAMEGHVMINFLPTILNQLVHVLTSASNEDVAVNTTRVMVHIVAQCHEEGLEHYLRSYVKYVFKTQSYSTNNSKTVHEELAKAMTSILKPSTDFLTSNKLLKYSWYFFEALVKSMAQYLMESGKVKLSRNQRFTASFHHAVETLVNMLMPHITQKYKDNLDAARNANHSLAVFIKRCFTFMDRGFVFKQINNYISCFVPGDPKTLYEFKFEFLRVVCNHEHYVPLNLPMPFGKGRIQRFQAFLCHIKENHARRVDLQLDYSLTDDFCRNHFLVGLLLREVCGALQEFGEVRQIAVQVLKSLMIKHTFDDRYASKSQQARLATLYLPLFGLLQENVHRLNVRDMSNFNTNQNGRDEHLASISTVTPQKPVGNLDNSLHKDVFGVISGTASPHTSTPNIGSVRHADSRGSLVSTDSGNSIPEKANEKTSSLDKTQSASALGSSMLRCDKLDREEIKNLLMCFLHVLKSMSEDALFTYWNKATTSELMDFFTLVEVCLHQFRYMGKRFIARSQDGVGFMAPDRKSLTLPVSRNRGGVMHTRLHQLGSLENAHTFNHTYCHGDADAFLLEANVSTEVCLTVLDTLSVFIMGFKTQLCADLGHNPLMKKVFQVHLCFLQIPQSETALKQVFTSLRTFIYKFPCTFFDGRADMCACLCYEILKCCNSKLSSIRSDAAHLLYFLMKSNFEYNGRKSFVRTHLQVVIAVSQLIADVIGIGGTRFQQSLSIINNCANSDKTVKHTAFPSDVKDLTKRIRTVLMATEQMKEHEKDPEMLVDLQYSLAKSYTSTPELRKTWLDSMAKIHVKNGDLSEAAMCYVHVAALVSEYLKRKGMFRQGCSAFRVITPNIDEEAAMMEDVGMQDVHFNEEVLMELLEACADGLWKAERYELISDIYKLIIPIYEQRRDFEKLAHLYDTLHRAYTKVMEVMHSGKRLLGTFFRVAFFGQAAGFFEDEDGKEYIYKEPKFTPLSEISQRLLKLYSDKFGQENVKMIQDSGRVNPKDLEAKFAYIQVTHVTPYLEEKELEERKTDFERSHNIRRFVFETPFTESGKRHGGVEEQCKRRTVLTSTHCFPYVKKRIAVMYQHHTDLSPIEVAIDEMSGKVAELRALCATSEVDMIRLQLKLQGSISVQVNAGPLAYARAFLDDACAKKYPDNKVKQLKEVFRQFVEACGQALAVNERLIKEDQQEYHDEMKASYKDLARELSHIMHEQISAVEGGTKSSLSDSLHIFNAISGTPSGTTLHGIPSSASSV, from the exons TAAAGTTTCTCGGCCAGAGAAATTAGCTAGTCACGTATTTGAGGTGGACGAAGATGCAGATAAGGAGGAG GATGCCGCCTCATTGGGCTCTCAAAGAGGGGGCGTGTCCAAACATGGCTGGCTGTATAAAGCAAACATGAACAGTGCCATCAGTGTTACCATGAGG TCTTTTAAGAGAAGGTATTTCCATTTGACCCAGCTGGGAGATGGATCATACAACTTGAACTTCTACAAAGATGAGAAAATATCTAAAGAACCCAAGGGAACCATCTTCTTGGACTCCTGCATGGGTGTCATTCAG AACAGTAAGGTGCGTCGTTTCGCGTTTGAGCTGAAGATGCAGGACAAGAGCACGTATCTTTTGGCGGCAGACAGCGAAGGAGAGATGGAGGACTGGATCAGCACCCTCAACAAGATCCTCCACAGCAGCTTTGAGCTTGCCATGCAGGAGAGGAGGAACGGAGAACTGCACGatg ATGATGAGCTGGGGAAGACAGACATCTCGCCGGGGAATTTTCAGGACAGTTTCCAG aGTGCGAGAGACATTGAGACCAAGATGAGGAGTGAAACTCGTCTGAAACTCTTTACTCTGGACCCTGACACACAG AGACTCGATTTGTCTGGCATTGAACCTGATGTAAAGCAGTTTGAAGAGAAGTTCGGGAAGAGAGTTTTGGTCAGCTGCAATGATTTGTCCTTCAACCTTCAAAGCTGTGTTGCAGAAAATGAAGAGGGACCTACTACTAAT GTGGAGCCCTTCTTCGTGGTGCTTTCGCTGTTTGATGTGCAGAACAGCCGAAAAATATCTGCAGATTTTCATGTGGATCTAAATCACCCACTGGTCCGCTCTATGATCCCATCACCCAGCATGCAGATAAATGGAGGGGTGGACACACCTCACGGAGAAACCCTGCTTAGTGAGCTGCCGGAGGGGATGCTGCAGTACCCCAAAAAA GGTGTCTTCTCTGTGACGTGTCCTCACCCTGACATCTTCCTGATTGCCCGAATCGAGAAAGTTCTGCAGGGAGGCATCACTCACTGCGCTGAACCCTACATGAAGAGCTCCGACTCCAGCAAG GTTGCTCAGAAGGTTTTGAAGAATGCCAAGATGGCCTGCAGCAGACTGGGCCAGTACAGGATGCCTTTCGCATGGGCTGCCCG GCCTGTGTTTAAAGATGCCTCAGggactttggataaaagcgctCGCTTCTCCGCACTGTACCGACAAGACAGTAATAAACTCTCAGAAGAGGATCTTTTCAAACTGCTGGCGGATTTTAGGAA ACCTGAGAAGATGGCTAAACTGCCTGTCATCTTGGGTAACCTAGACGTTACCATTGATAATGTCCCTCCTGATGTTGCTA ATTGTGTCACTCCATCCTACATCCCAGTGAGGCCTTTTGAGAGTGACGGGCCGAGCGACGGTGTTCTGTTGGAGGTGGAGGAGTTTGTTCCCTGTATCGCCAAGTGCTCTCAGCCTTTCACCACCTACAACAATCATCTCTATGTCTATCCCAAACACCTCAAATATGACAGCCAGAAATCTTTTGCCAAG GCAAGGAACATCGCAGTGTGTGTGGAATTTAAAGAGTCAGATGAAGAAGATGCCCAACCTCTGAAG TGTATCTGTGGTCGTCCAGGAGGTGCTCTCTTCACCAAACATGCCTATGCAGCTGTACTTCACCACCAGCAGAACCCAGAGTTTTATGATGAG ATAAAAATCGAGTTGCCCACACAACTACATGAAAAACATCACCTGCTCTTCACTTTTTACCACATCAGCTGTGACAGTAGCACGAAGAAGCGGGACATAGTGGAAACCCCAG TGGGCTCTGCCTGGCTCCCTCTGCTTAAAGATGGTCGTGTTGTAATGAGTGAACAGCACATCTCAGTGGCATCCAACCTACCAAATGGTTACCTCAGCTGTCAGGAGGGTGTAAGCAAG CACTCCAGTCCTGAGATGAAGTGGGTGGATGGAGGACGTCCTCTTTTTAAAGTGTCTACCCATCTGGTCTCTACCATCTACACTCag GATCAGCACCTGCACAATTTTTTCCATCATTTCCAGAGTATGCAGTCTGGTGCCACCCGTCCAACCGAGGGTGAGCTTGTCAAATACCTCAAG AGTCTTCATGCTATGGAAGGTCATGTTATGATCAACTTCCTGCCGACTATTTTAAACCAGCTGGTTCATGTTCTGACCAGCGCCAGTAATGAGGATGTTGCTGTAAACACCACCAG GGTCATGGTTCACATTGTTGCTCAGTGCCACGAAGAGGGCCTAGAACACTATTTAAGGTCCTATGTGAAG TACGTGTTTAAAACACAGTCCTATTCAACCAATAACAGTAAGACAGTCCATGAGGAACTGGCCAAAGCCATGACATCAATTTTAAAGCCTTCAACCGACTTCCTAACCAGCAACAAGCTGCTAAag TATTCGTGGTATTTTTTTGAAGCCCTGGTGAAGTCAATGGCACAGTACCTGATGGAAAGTGGCAAGGTCAAG CTGTCCAGGAACCAACGATTCACGGCTTCGTTCCACCATGCTGTGGAGACGCTGGTGAACATGCTGATGCCCCACATCACACAGAAGTATAAGGACAATCTGGACGCTGCCCGCAATGCCAATCATAGCCTGGCCGTCTTCATAAAG CGCTGTTTTACCTTTATGGATCGAGGATTTGTCTTCAAGCAGATAAACAACTACATCTCTTGTTTTGTACCTGGAGATCCCAAG ACGCTGTATGAGTTTAAGTTTGAGTTTCTGCGGGTGGTGTGTAATCATGAACACTATGTCCCCCTCAATCTGCCCATGCCTTTCGGGAAGGGTCGCATTCAGAGGTTTCAAG CTTTTCTGTGTCACATTAAGGAGAATCATGCAAGAAGAGTAG ATCTACAGTTGGACTATTCACTGACTGATGATTTCTGCAGGAATCACTTCCTAGTGGGCTTGTTATTGAGGGAGGTGTGTGGGGCCCTTCAGGAGTTTGGGGAAGTCCGTCAGATTGCCGTTCAGGTTCTCAAGAGTCTGATGATCAAACACACATTCGACGATCGCTATGCCTCAAAG AGTCAGCAGGCAAGGTTGGCGACGCTCTACCTGCCCTTGTTTGGGTTGCTGCAGGAAAACGTTCACAGGCTGAATGTGAGAGACATGTCTAATTTTAACACCAACCAG AATGGGCGAGATGAACATCTTGCCAGCATCTCTACAGTAACTCCTCAAAAGCCTGTTGGCAACCTTGACAACAGCCTTCATAAAGACGTATTTGGGGTCATCTCAGGAACTG CCTCTCCTCACACCTCTACGCCTAACATCGGCTCTGTGCGTCATGCTGACTCTCGAGGTTCTCTGGTCAGCACAGACTCAGGAAACAGCATCCCTGAGAAGGCCAATGAGAAGACCAGCTCCCTCGATAAG ACCCAATCAGCCTCTGCTCTGGGTAGCTCTATGCTGCGCTGTGATAAACTGGACAGAGAAGAAATCAAAAACCTGCTCATGTGTTTCCTTCATGTCTTAAAAAGCATGTCTGAAG ATGCCTTATTTACATACTGGAACAAAGCCACAACCTCTGAGCTgatggactttttcactttAGTAGA AGTGTGTCTGCATCAGTTCAGGTATATGGGAAAGAGATTCATCGCCag AAGCCAGGATGGGGTGGGGTTTATGGCTCCGGACAGGAAGTCGTTGACTCTTCCTGTGTCTCGTAACAGAGGGGGCGTCATGCACACACGCTTACACCAGCTGGGCAGCCTGGAGAACGCACACACTTTCAACCACA CATATTGCCATGGTGATGCTGACGCGTTTCTCCTGGAGGCTAATGTCTCAACGGAGGTGTGCTTGACTGTGCTGGACACACTCAGTGTCTTCATTATGGGCTTTAAG ACACAGCTGTGTGCAGATTTGGGTCACAACCCACTGATGAAGAAGGTTTTCCAGGTGCACCTCTGTTTCCTTCAGATCCCTCAGTCAGAGACGGCACTGAAGCAGGTCTTCACCTCCCTACGTACCTTCATTTACAAG TTTCCCTGTACATTTTTTGACGGACGAGCGGATATGTGTGCCTGTTTGTGCTATGAGATCCTGAAATGCTGTAATTCCAAACTGAGCTCCATACGCAGTGATGCTGCCCACCTTCTTTATTTCCTCATGAAGAGCAACTTTGAGTACAATGGCAGGAAGTCCTTTGTCCGCACACACCTGCAG gTGGTGATTGCAGTGAGTCAGCTGATCGCTGATGTCATTGGGATCGGAGGGACACGGTTCCAGCAGTCACTGTCCATCATTAATAACTGTGCCAACAGTGATAAAACTGTAAAG CACACTGCTTTTCCCTCGGATGTGAAAGATCTGACCAAGCGAATCCGGACAGTACTGATGGCCACTGAGCAGATGAAGGAACATGAAAAAGACCCAGAGATGCTGGTGGACCTGCAGTACAGCCTGGCCAAATCTTACACCAGCACCCCTGAGCTGCGCAAAACCTGGCTGGATAGTATGGCTAAAATTCATGTGAAGAATGGAGATCTGTCTGAG gcAGCAATGTGTTATGTGCATGTGGCAGCGCTTGTGTCCGAGTACCTGAAAAGGAAAG GAATGTTCCGGCAGGGGTGCTCAGCATTTCGCGTGATCACACCCAACATTGATGAGGAGGCGGCCATGATGGAGGATGTGGGCATGCAGGATGTTCACTTCAATGAG GAGGTGCTGATGGAGTTGCTGGAAGCTTGTGCTGATGGTTTATGGAAAGCTGAACGTTATGAACTTATTTCAGATATCTACAAACTCATCATTCCAATTTACGAACAGCGCAGAGATTTTGAG AAACTGGCCCACCTGTATGACACATTACATCGAGCTTACACTAAAGTGATGGAAGTGATGCATTCTGGGAAGAGGCTACTTGGGACCTTCTTTAGAGTGGCATTTTTCGGACAG GCTGCG ggtttCTTCGAAGACGAGGACGGAAAGGAGTATATCTATAAGGAACCAAAATTCACTCCTCTCTCAGAAATCTCCCAGCGTCTCCTCAAACTTTACTCGGACAAATTTGGtcaagaaaatgtcaaaatgatccAGGACTCTGGCAGG GTCAACCCTAAAGATCTGGAGGCAAAGTTTGCATATATACAAGTGACACACGTGACGCCGTATCTAGAGGAAAAGGAGCTGGAAGAGAGGAAGACTGACTTTGAGAGGAGCCACAACATTCGGCGCTTTGTGTTTGAGACGCCATTTACAGAGTCAGGAAAGAGACATGGTGGGGTTGAGGAACAGTGCAAACGGAGGACGGTGCTCACCA GCACACACTGTTTCCCGTATGTAAAGAAGCGCATAGCAGTGATGTATCAGCACCACACAGACCTGAGTCCCATCGAGGTGGCCATAGATGAGATGAGCGGGAAGGTGGCAGAACTCAGAGCCCTTTGCGCAACCAGTGAGGTCGACATGATCCGCCTGCAACTTAAGCTGCAGGGAAGCATTAGTGTAcag GTCAACGCTGGGCCACTTGCATATGCCAGAGCTTTCCTTGATGACGCCTGCGCCAAAAAATACCCAGATAACAAAGTCAAACAGCTTAAAGAGGTCTTCAG GCAGTTTGTTGAGGCATGTGGACAGGCTCTAGCTGTGAACGAAAGGTTGATCAAGGAGGACCAACAGGAATATCACGATGAGATGAAGGCCAGTTACAAGGACCTAGCCAGAGAGCTTTCGCACATCATGCATGAACAG ATCTCCGCTGTGGAGGGCGGAACCAAGAGCTCTCTTTCTGATTCGCTGCATATTTTCAATGCCATCAGTGGCACGCCCAGCGGCACCACCCTGCATGGCATACCTAGCTCCGCCTCCTCCGTCTGA